One Fibrobacter sp. UWEL genomic window, CAGGTGGCAGACTGCGTACGCGTGTTAGCGCGTGCCGTAACATAGGGCTTTGCCCGTCTATGAAGAACCACCGGCTTGCCGGTGGGTTCCTTCTTTTGGATTCTTGCTCTCGTTTTATGGCGGGGGTTTTTATATCTTTGGGATGATGAAAAGATTATTGATTGTTTTGCTTGCCTTGATGGCTTTGGTGGTGGGGTGTTCTGAGCCTACGGATCGTATTGAACACAAACTAACGCCGTACTTACAGGAAGATTTGAAGTTCATGGTGGCGGAGAATATTCGTGCCAACGGGAACAAGGATGCCTTGATGGCGGAGCCTTACTATCGTGTCAAGGATTTTCGTTTGTTCGAAGGGGCTGCGTCTCGTATTTATGCTGCTTATGCTGAGGTGGATTTCTTCATCTACAAGGACGTGGCTATGCATGAAAAGCGGAAGTATCGTTATGACGTGCATACTCGTCAGTGGGACCGCTATTCCAAAGAACTAAAACATGGCAGGGATTCCATTCCTTAGGTTGTTTGCTTGTTTGGTTTTAACTATAATTGTGGCGTAAAGTTTCATCTCATTTAAAAGGGCGTTTACCTTGTTCGGTCTTTTCTCTTGCGACATCGGTATTGATCTCGGTACGGCAAACACATTGGTCCACGTTGCCGGCCAGGGCATTGTTATTAACGAACCTACGGTTATTGCTGTGGACAGCAAGAATAACCGCGTTTCTGCCATCGGCTTCGAAGCGAAGAAGATGCTTGGCCGTACCCCTGGCGAAAGCCGCGCTGTGCGCCCCATGCGCGATGGCGTGATTGCTGATTTCGAACTGGTTGAAAACCTCCTGCAGACTTTCATCAAGCGCGTTCAGAAGTACCCGCTGTGGATGGTGAAGCCTCGTGTTGTGGTGGGTGTTCCTTCTGGTATTACCGAAGTGGAAAAGCGCGCTGTGATTGACGCTGCCAAGCAGGCTGGCGCAAAGGAAGTGCACCTGGTTCACGAACCTATGGCTGCTGCCATCGGTATGGGTATTCCTGTGGAAGATCCCGTGGGTAACATGATTGTGGATATTGGCGGTGGTACTTCCGATATCGCTGTGATTGCCTTGAACGGCACTGTTTGTAACGCCTCTGTACGCGTGGGTGGTGATGAAATGGACGAAGCTATCGTTCGTTACCTCCGCACTATGTACAACCTGTGCGTTGGCGAAAGCACTGCTGAACAGATCAAGATGACTATCGGCTCTGCTAGCCCGCTGGAAGAAGAACTGACTATGGAAGTGAAGGGTCACGACTTTATTGCCGGTATGCCCCGCACCATGACCATTAACAGCGCTGAAATTCGTGAAGCCTTGAATGAACCTGTGACCGCTATTGTTGAAGCTGTGAAGCAGGCTCTGAGCATTACTCCGCCGGAACTGTCTGCAGATATTTACGACAAGGGTATCATCATGACTGGTGGTGGTTCTCAGCTTCGCGGTTTTGACGAACGTATCCGTCAGGAAACTGGTCTTTCCGTGAATGTGATTGACGAAGCCCTTGTCTGCGTATGTAAGGGTGCCGCTCGCATTCTGGAAGACTTGGACAAGTATCGTCCGGTCCTGATCGCATCCTCTAACTAAACCTACGATACATTTCGATGTTTAGGGCTTTTCGCTTTATTATCGATTTGTTCTCCCAAAGGCATGGCATTGTTGCTTTTGCCTTTTTCTTGGCTATTGGGTTCCTGATGCGTCAGGCTCCCAATGTGGTGAGGGAGAGCATTGTCTCTACGATTACGAGTACGGTTTTCTATCCGGTACAGCTGGTGGCGAGTTCCTTGAATGAATTCCGTTCCATGGCGGATGAAAACGCCCATCTGAAGGAAGAAAACGCAAGACTGCGCCAGGAAACTTATCATGCCCATGAAGGCTTGCAGGAACTGGCTAGACTGCACACGCTGGTCCGCTTTGATGACAAGTGGGACTATCCCATTGTGACCGCTCGCGTGGTGGGACACAACCCGGGACGCTTCCTTACAACTCTGGTGATTAACCGTGGTAGCATGCATGGCGTAAAGGAACATATGCCTGTGTTTTCCATGAACGGCTTGGTGGGTAAAGTCACCAAGACGGAAATGGGACATTCTCGCGTGCAGCTGCTGGTGGACCCGAATCTTAAGTTGTCTGTAATGGAGCGACGTTCTAGAGTGGTGGGCTTCCTGGAATCCATGGATGGACACAGGCTTACTGCAATGGTGCCTGCTCATGCGGGTGCAAA contains:
- a CDS encoding rod shape-determining protein, giving the protein MFGLFSCDIGIDLGTANTLVHVAGQGIVINEPTVIAVDSKNNRVSAIGFEAKKMLGRTPGESRAVRPMRDGVIADFELVENLLQTFIKRVQKYPLWMVKPRVVVGVPSGITEVEKRAVIDAAKQAGAKEVHLVHEPMAAAIGMGIPVEDPVGNMIVDIGGGTSDIAVIALNGTVCNASVRVGGDEMDEAIVRYLRTMYNLCVGESTAEQIKMTIGSASPLEEELTMEVKGHDFIAGMPRTMTINSAEIREALNEPVTAIVEAVKQALSITPPELSADIYDKGIIMTGGGSQLRGFDERIRQETGLSVNVIDEALVCVCKGAARILEDLDKYRPVLIASSN
- the mreC gene encoding rod shape-determining protein MreC produces the protein MFRAFRFIIDLFSQRHGIVAFAFFLAIGFLMRQAPNVVRESIVSTITSTVFYPVQLVASSLNEFRSMADENAHLKEENARLRQETYHAHEGLQELARLHTLVRFDDKWDYPIVTARVVGHNPGRFLTTLVINRGSMHGVKEHMPVFSMNGLVGKVTKTEMGHSRVQLLVDPNLKLSVMERRSRVVGFLESMDGHRLTAMVPAHAGAKVGDTLVTSGLGGIFPKGIPVGTVQNIRKSNLDVMRQMDVEPFQEFSVLEEVFVMEKEPDWIIQELLDE